GGTACATTTTGGAAAAGCTCTTCCCGGTTCCAGCCTGGCTGAGCCACATCTTCTCGCATATAGTTAATATTTGCAGCTACATTAGAAGTGAAAGGCACACCCTCCGTATCCACTTCATTGAGCAATTCGACCATGTCAACAATCTTGGTTAGGGTCGTCGCAAACTCAGCAGTTTCTTCTGGTGAAAAAGCCAGTTTTGACAGCTTAGCTACGTGGCTTACTTCTTCTTGAGTAATCTTCATCTCTGATTCCTTTCATAAGATAGGTGAGCTTTAGCGACTGAAAATAACAATTTCTAGATGACATCTTTATTTCCAAGCTTCAGCTCACCTTTACTTTGACAAGCTAGGGACGCTGATTTATTTGCCATCCACTAGCTCTTTTCTTCAGCTTCTTCCTGCTATTCTTCAGGAATTCGCATCATTTCATTTTACCATATTTCAGGCTAATTCTTCAATTCCAAATGCAGTTCTTTGAGCTGTCTTTGGTCCACTAAACTTGGACTCTCCAGCATAGGATCAAAGCCAGTACCATTTTTCGGAAAAGCGATGACTTGGCGGATATTTTCTTCCCCAGCCAAAATCATAACCAAGCGATCTAAGCCCAGAGCCAAGCCGCCGTGCGGTGGGAAGCCGTACTCTAAGGCCTCTAGGAAGAAACCAAAGTCCCGCTCATAGTCTTCTCGGCTCATGCCCAACAGCTCAAACATCGCTTCCTGAGCCTTCCGATTATGAATCCGCAGACTCCCTCCGCCAATCTCATAGCCGTTTAAGACGATATCGTAAGCGTGGCTGCGGAATTGGTCTGGCTCCTGTCCATCTTCAAAGATTCCCTGTGTGAAAGGATGGTGCATAGCTTGATAGCGGCTTTGGTCTTCATTCCACTCCAGCAGCGGCCAATCCACAACCCAAAGGAAATGAAGCAAACTCGGGTCAATCAAATCCAAAGCTTTTGCGACTTCTATGCGCAAATGTCCCAAAGCTTCCTGAGCCCGACGCTTCTTGGCCATGACTAGCAGGATGAGGTCTCCATCCTTGGCTTCAAAACGTACCTGCAAATCCTGACTTTCATCTTCAAAGGTGCTAGCCAAATCACCAACAAACTGGCCATTTTCAACCTTTAGACTGGCGAAACGACTGCAGCCAAATTCCTTCATTTCCTGATAGTAGTGACTCAGCTGTTTCTTGCTAAAAGCACTAGCCGCATCTGGCACACAGATTCCCATCACTTCCTCTTGGTTGTCCAAGGCTTTCTTGATGAGAAGCGAATCATTGGACTGACACAAATCTGTCAAACTCTTTAGCTCTAAACCAAATCGCGTATCTGGTTTATCAGAGCCGAAGCGGCTTATAGCCTCTTCATAGCTGATAGTCGGAAAAGCTTCCGTCAGCTCTAAACCATGAGTTTTCTTGACAACAGCCTTGAGCATAGCTTCAACCAGATCTCGGATTTCTTCCTCGCTGGCAAAACTCAGCTCTAAGTCCACCTGGGTAAACTCTGGCTGACGATCGCCTCGCAAGTCTTCGTCACGGAAACAACGAACAATCTGATAATAGCGCTCGATGCCAGCTCCCATCAGTAACTGCTTGAGCATCTGCGGGCTCTGCGGCAAGGCGTAGAACTGATTTTTAAAGACCCGACTAGGCACCAGAAAATCTCTAGCCCCTTCGGGTGTTGACTTGGTCAGATAAGGCGTCTCCACTTCCAAAAAGTCCAAACCATTCAAATATTCCCGAATGGTTGAGGCGACCTGGTGATGCAGTTTGAGGTTATGGGTCATCTTCTCACGGCGCAAGTCCAGGTAGCGGTATTTCTGACGCAGGTCTTCCCCTGTATGGGCATGCTGGTCCAGCTCAAAAGGCAGGGCCTTGCTGCTAGCAATGACCTCAATCTTTTCAGCCC
This window of the Streptococcus sanguinis genome carries:
- the gatC gene encoding Asp-tRNA(Asn)/Glu-tRNA(Gln) amidotransferase subunit GatC, with the protein product MKITQEEVSHVAKLSKLAFSPEETAEFATTLTKIVDMVELLNEVDTEGVPFTSNVAANINYMREDVAQPGWNREELFQNVPEKERGYIKVPAILDDGGDA
- the aspS gene encoding aspartate--tRNA ligase is translated as MKEIFIGNYGLEQVGQTMTATGWVANIRNHGKLAFIELRDREGLLQVFVGGEIEDFAKLEDIGKEDVIAVTGQVVQREERFINKAIKSGQVELRAEKIEVIASSKALPFELDQHAHTGEDLRQKYRYLDLRREKMTHNLKLHHQVASTIREYLNGLDFLEVETPYLTKSTPEGARDFLVPSRVFKNQFYALPQSPQMLKQLLMGAGIERYYQIVRCFRDEDLRGDRQPEFTQVDLELSFASEEEIRDLVEAMLKAVVKKTHGLELTEAFPTISYEEAISRFGSDKPDTRFGLELKSLTDLCQSNDSLLIKKALDNQEEVMGICVPDAASAFSKKQLSHYYQEMKEFGCSRFASLKVENGQFVGDLASTFEDESQDLQVRFEAKDGDLILLVMAKKRRAQEALGHLRIEVAKALDLIDPSLLHFLWVVDWPLLEWNEDQSRYQAMHHPFTQGIFEDGQEPDQFRSHAYDIVLNGYEIGGGSLRIHNRKAQEAMFELLGMSREDYERDFGFFLEALEYGFPPHGGLALGLDRLVMILAGEENIRQVIAFPKNGTGFDPMLESPSLVDQRQLKELHLELKN